A single genomic interval of Osmia lignaria lignaria isolate PbOS001 chromosome 9, iyOsmLign1, whole genome shotgun sequence harbors:
- the Pdk1 gene encoding phosphoinositide-dependent kinase 1 isoform X2, whose protein sequence is MTDSPAALIEDDPSQKEKSEECGTPEDSAVKDTETESDSNVACNPATRVANQALTVSPQPAVTVEGPVSKMSPPTNDVTNGVVAPPNTLAPRVSPTANPALTTINPPTPKRNPKDFIFGKVIGEGSFSTVYLAKDIHSGKEYAIKVCDKRHIIKEKKTEYVKREKEVLNMLADAKHSFVRLFCTFQDVERLYFVLSYAKNGELLPYINKVGSFDIECTKFYSAEILRGLEYLHGLGIIHRDLKPENILLDEKMHVLITDFGSAKILKDPETVSTHTTATDDPQQQQQQQYRRERRGSFVGTAQYVSPELLTDKTSRASDLWALGCIVYQMVAGLPPFRSRSEYMIFQKILKLEYEIPDGFCELARSLVSQLLVLEPSERLGAQDEHGAGYPSIRAHPFFEGVDFETLHEQTPPPIYPYLPGTSEHEELRSQYRVPDHLEPGLDDKQLTRLLGLGIGEDDDDDDDDDDDEDATIEREKVAQQATKVVEKPRRRTNAVATDGNITDLTPEEIKNRLEKQRASNQWDVFVEGNLILKQGFVNKRKGLFARRRMLLLTTGPHLYYVDPVNMVLKGEIPWSPELRVEPKSFKIFFVHTPNRTYYLEDPEGFALEWCRAIENTRVHYYGLQESTTTA, encoded by the exons CGTGTGGCGAACCAGGCGCTTACCGTTTCGCCACAGCCGGCAGTTACGGTGGAGGGGCCGGTGTCCAAAATGTCTCCACCAACGAACGACGTGACCAACGGCGTGGTTGCGCCACCCAACACCTTGGCGCCTCGGGTTTCGCCGACCGCGAACCCGGCTCTCACCACCATCAACCCACCGACGCCCAAGCGTAATCCTAAGGATTTCATTTTTGGCAAGGTGATCGGCGAGGGAAGCTTCTCCACC GTTTACCTCGCCAAAGATATTCACTCGGGGAAGGAGTACGCGATCAAAGTGTGCGACAAGCGTCACATCATCAAGGAGAAGAAGACCGAGTACGTGAAACGCGAGAAGGAAGTGTTGAACATGCTCGCGGACGCGAAACATTCGTTCGTGCGTCTGTTCTGCACGTTCCAAGACGTGGAAAGACTTTATTTCGTCCTATCGTATGCGAAGAACGGTGAACTCCTGCCCTACATCAACAAGGTTGGCTCGTTCGACATCGAGTGTACGAAGTTCTACTCGGCGGAGATTCTTCGTGGTCTCGAGTACCTGCACGGTCTCGGCATCATTCATCGCGATCTTAAGCCAGAGAACATTCTGCTGGACGAGAAGATGCACGTGCTCATCACCGACTTCGGCAGTGCCAAGATACTGAAGGATCCGGAGACGGTGTCGACGCATACGACCGCCACGGACGACccgcaacagcagcaacagcagcagtaCCGACGAGAACGCAGGGGTTCGTTCGTTGGTACCGCTCAATACGTGTCGCCAGAACTGCTGACCGACAAGACGAGCAGAGCCTCCGATCTCTGGGCCCTCGGCTGTATAGTCTACCAGATGGTCGCTGGTCTGCCCCCGTTCCGCTCTAGAAGCGAGTACATGATATTCCAAAAGATCCTAAAGCTCGAGTACGAGATACCCGACGGCTTTTGCGAGCTGGCCAGGTCACTGGTCAGTCAGCTGTTGGTGCTCGAGCCATCCGAGAGACTTGGCGCCCAGGACGAACACGGCGCCGGATATCCCAGTATCAGAGCGCATCCCTTCTTCGAGGGCGTCGACTTCGAGACCCTCCACGAGCAGACACCACCACCGATCTACCCATACCTGCCAGGTACGTCGGAACACGAGGAGCTCAGGTCGCAGTACAGGGTTCCCGATCACCTGGAACCTGGCCTCGACGACAAACAGCTCACCAGGCTTCTTGGTCTGGGCATCGGagaggacgacgacgacgacgacgacgacgacgacgacgaagacgcgACCATTGAGCGTGAGAAGGTCGCGCAGCAGGCCACTAAGGTCGTCGAGAAGCCGAGGAGAAGGACGAACGCGGTAGCGACGGACGGTAACATCACCGATCTAACGCCGGAGGAGATCAAGAACCGGCTGGAGAAGCAACGCGCGTCCAATCAATGGGATGTCTTCGTTGAGGGTAACCTTATACTGAAGCAGGGCTTCGTGAACAAGAGGAAAGGCCTGTTCGCCAGGCGGAGAATGCTCCTGCTCACCACCGGACCACACTTGTACTATGTCGATCCTGTCAACATGGTGCTCAAGGGAGAGATACCCTGGAGCCCGGAACTAAGGGTCGAACCGAAGAGCTTTAAGATCTTCTTCGTCCACACA CCAAACAGAACGTATTATCTTGAAGATCCCGAAGGATTCGCATTGGAGTGGTGTAGAGCGATCGAGAACACGCGAGTCCACTACTACGGCCTGCAGGAGTCCACCACCACCGCTTAA
- the Pdk1 gene encoding phosphoinositide-dependent kinase 1 isoform X3, producing the protein MIHAAYAIYYIVRVANQALTVSPQPAVTVEGPVSKMSPPTNDVTNGVVAPPNTLAPRVSPTANPALTTINPPTPKRNPKDFIFGKVIGEGSFSTVYLAKDIHSGKEYAIKVCDKRHIIKEKKTEYVKREKEVLNMLADAKHSFVRLFCTFQDVERLYFVLSYAKNGELLPYINKVGSFDIECTKFYSAEILRGLEYLHGLGIIHRDLKPENILLDEKMHVLITDFGSAKILKDPETVSTHTTATDDPQQQQQQQYRRERRGSFVGTAQYVSPELLTDKTSRASDLWALGCIVYQMVAGLPPFRSRSEYMIFQKILKLEYEIPDGFCELARSLVSQLLVLEPSERLGAQDEHGAGYPSIRAHPFFEGVDFETLHEQTPPPIYPYLPGTSEHEELRSQYRVPDHLEPGLDDKQLTRLLGLGIGEDDDDDDDDDDDEDATIEREKVAQQATKVVEKPRRRTNAVATDGNITDLTPEEIKNRLEKQRASNQWDVFVEGNLILKQGFVNKRKGLFARRRMLLLTTGPHLYYVDPVNMVLKGEIPWSPELRVEPKSFKIFFVHTPNRTYYLEDPEGFALEWCRAIENTRVHYYGLQESTTTA; encoded by the exons CGTGTGGCGAACCAGGCGCTTACCGTTTCGCCACAGCCGGCAGTTACGGTGGAGGGGCCGGTGTCCAAAATGTCTCCACCAACGAACGACGTGACCAACGGCGTGGTTGCGCCACCCAACACCTTGGCGCCTCGGGTTTCGCCGACCGCGAACCCGGCTCTCACCACCATCAACCCACCGACGCCCAAGCGTAATCCTAAGGATTTCATTTTTGGCAAGGTGATCGGCGAGGGAAGCTTCTCCACC GTTTACCTCGCCAAAGATATTCACTCGGGGAAGGAGTACGCGATCAAAGTGTGCGACAAGCGTCACATCATCAAGGAGAAGAAGACCGAGTACGTGAAACGCGAGAAGGAAGTGTTGAACATGCTCGCGGACGCGAAACATTCGTTCGTGCGTCTGTTCTGCACGTTCCAAGACGTGGAAAGACTTTATTTCGTCCTATCGTATGCGAAGAACGGTGAACTCCTGCCCTACATCAACAAGGTTGGCTCGTTCGACATCGAGTGTACGAAGTTCTACTCGGCGGAGATTCTTCGTGGTCTCGAGTACCTGCACGGTCTCGGCATCATTCATCGCGATCTTAAGCCAGAGAACATTCTGCTGGACGAGAAGATGCACGTGCTCATCACCGACTTCGGCAGTGCCAAGATACTGAAGGATCCGGAGACGGTGTCGACGCATACGACCGCCACGGACGACccgcaacagcagcaacagcagcagtaCCGACGAGAACGCAGGGGTTCGTTCGTTGGTACCGCTCAATACGTGTCGCCAGAACTGCTGACCGACAAGACGAGCAGAGCCTCCGATCTCTGGGCCCTCGGCTGTATAGTCTACCAGATGGTCGCTGGTCTGCCCCCGTTCCGCTCTAGAAGCGAGTACATGATATTCCAAAAGATCCTAAAGCTCGAGTACGAGATACCCGACGGCTTTTGCGAGCTGGCCAGGTCACTGGTCAGTCAGCTGTTGGTGCTCGAGCCATCCGAGAGACTTGGCGCCCAGGACGAACACGGCGCCGGATATCCCAGTATCAGAGCGCATCCCTTCTTCGAGGGCGTCGACTTCGAGACCCTCCACGAGCAGACACCACCACCGATCTACCCATACCTGCCAGGTACGTCGGAACACGAGGAGCTCAGGTCGCAGTACAGGGTTCCCGATCACCTGGAACCTGGCCTCGACGACAAACAGCTCACCAGGCTTCTTGGTCTGGGCATCGGagaggacgacgacgacgacgacgacgacgacgacgacgaagacgcgACCATTGAGCGTGAGAAGGTCGCGCAGCAGGCCACTAAGGTCGTCGAGAAGCCGAGGAGAAGGACGAACGCGGTAGCGACGGACGGTAACATCACCGATCTAACGCCGGAGGAGATCAAGAACCGGCTGGAGAAGCAACGCGCGTCCAATCAATGGGATGTCTTCGTTGAGGGTAACCTTATACTGAAGCAGGGCTTCGTGAACAAGAGGAAAGGCCTGTTCGCCAGGCGGAGAATGCTCCTGCTCACCACCGGACCACACTTGTACTATGTCGATCCTGTCAACATGGTGCTCAAGGGAGAGATACCCTGGAGCCCGGAACTAAGGGTCGAACCGAAGAGCTTTAAGATCTTCTTCGTCCACACA CCAAACAGAACGTATTATCTTGAAGATCCCGAAGGATTCGCATTGGAGTGGTGTAGAGCGATCGAGAACACGCGAGTCCACTACTACGGCCTGCAGGAGTCCACCACCACCGCTTAA
- the Pdk1 gene encoding phosphoinositide-dependent kinase 1 isoform X4, protein MSPPTNDVTNGVVAPPNTLAPRVSPTANPALTTINPPTPKRNPKDFIFGKVIGEGSFSTVYLAKDIHSGKEYAIKVCDKRHIIKEKKTEYVKREKEVLNMLADAKHSFVRLFCTFQDVERLYFVLSYAKNGELLPYINKVGSFDIECTKFYSAEILRGLEYLHGLGIIHRDLKPENILLDEKMHVLITDFGSAKILKDPETVSTHTTATDDPQQQQQQQYRRERRGSFVGTAQYVSPELLTDKTSRASDLWALGCIVYQMVAGLPPFRSRSEYMIFQKILKLEYEIPDGFCELARSLVSQLLVLEPSERLGAQDEHGAGYPSIRAHPFFEGVDFETLHEQTPPPIYPYLPGTSEHEELRSQYRVPDHLEPGLDDKQLTRLLGLGIGEDDDDDDDDDDDEDATIEREKVAQQATKVVEKPRRRTNAVATDGNITDLTPEEIKNRLEKQRASNQWDVFVEGNLILKQGFVNKRKGLFARRRMLLLTTGPHLYYVDPVNMVLKGEIPWSPELRVEPKSFKIFFVHTPNRTYYLEDPEGFALEWCRAIENTRVHYYGLQESTTTA, encoded by the exons ATGTCTCCACCAACGAACGACGTGACCAACGGCGTGGTTGCGCCACCCAACACCTTGGCGCCTCGGGTTTCGCCGACCGCGAACCCGGCTCTCACCACCATCAACCCACCGACGCCCAAGCGTAATCCTAAGGATTTCATTTTTGGCAAGGTGATCGGCGAGGGAAGCTTCTCCACC GTTTACCTCGCCAAAGATATTCACTCGGGGAAGGAGTACGCGATCAAAGTGTGCGACAAGCGTCACATCATCAAGGAGAAGAAGACCGAGTACGTGAAACGCGAGAAGGAAGTGTTGAACATGCTCGCGGACGCGAAACATTCGTTCGTGCGTCTGTTCTGCACGTTCCAAGACGTGGAAAGACTTTATTTCGTCCTATCGTATGCGAAGAACGGTGAACTCCTGCCCTACATCAACAAGGTTGGCTCGTTCGACATCGAGTGTACGAAGTTCTACTCGGCGGAGATTCTTCGTGGTCTCGAGTACCTGCACGGTCTCGGCATCATTCATCGCGATCTTAAGCCAGAGAACATTCTGCTGGACGAGAAGATGCACGTGCTCATCACCGACTTCGGCAGTGCCAAGATACTGAAGGATCCGGAGACGGTGTCGACGCATACGACCGCCACGGACGACccgcaacagcagcaacagcagcagtaCCGACGAGAACGCAGGGGTTCGTTCGTTGGTACCGCTCAATACGTGTCGCCAGAACTGCTGACCGACAAGACGAGCAGAGCCTCCGATCTCTGGGCCCTCGGCTGTATAGTCTACCAGATGGTCGCTGGTCTGCCCCCGTTCCGCTCTAGAAGCGAGTACATGATATTCCAAAAGATCCTAAAGCTCGAGTACGAGATACCCGACGGCTTTTGCGAGCTGGCCAGGTCACTGGTCAGTCAGCTGTTGGTGCTCGAGCCATCCGAGAGACTTGGCGCCCAGGACGAACACGGCGCCGGATATCCCAGTATCAGAGCGCATCCCTTCTTCGAGGGCGTCGACTTCGAGACCCTCCACGAGCAGACACCACCACCGATCTACCCATACCTGCCAGGTACGTCGGAACACGAGGAGCTCAGGTCGCAGTACAGGGTTCCCGATCACCTGGAACCTGGCCTCGACGACAAACAGCTCACCAGGCTTCTTGGTCTGGGCATCGGagaggacgacgacgacgacgacgacgacgacgacgacgaagacgcgACCATTGAGCGTGAGAAGGTCGCGCAGCAGGCCACTAAGGTCGTCGAGAAGCCGAGGAGAAGGACGAACGCGGTAGCGACGGACGGTAACATCACCGATCTAACGCCGGAGGAGATCAAGAACCGGCTGGAGAAGCAACGCGCGTCCAATCAATGGGATGTCTTCGTTGAGGGTAACCTTATACTGAAGCAGGGCTTCGTGAACAAGAGGAAAGGCCTGTTCGCCAGGCGGAGAATGCTCCTGCTCACCACCGGACCACACTTGTACTATGTCGATCCTGTCAACATGGTGCTCAAGGGAGAGATACCCTGGAGCCCGGAACTAAGGGTCGAACCGAAGAGCTTTAAGATCTTCTTCGTCCACACA CCAAACAGAACGTATTATCTTGAAGATCCCGAAGGATTCGCATTGGAGTGGTGTAGAGCGATCGAGAACACGCGAGTCCACTACTACGGCCTGCAGGAGTCCACCACCACCGCTTAA
- the Aptx gene encoding aprataxin isoform X2 — MKRKPKLTTTDATAPKKHHWATGLLVSMEDPELKVKEDDKIVVIKDKYPKAQYHYLILPKADIPSLWHIKKENEDLLFHMAKVADDLIKEHKDSEFFIGYHAVPSMHRLHLHVISTDFNSPCLKTKYHWNSFTTPFFLHSADVCNQLREKGELKRLKSEDSAQHLNTPLKCHKCSATPKNMPDLKRHLLVHLSDRKGMNID; from the exons ATGAAACGCAAACCAAAATTGACCACAACTGATGCAACAGCTCCAAAGAAACATCATTGGGCAACAGGCTTGCTTGTTTCTATGGAGGACCCTGAACTTAAAGTGAAGGAGGATGATAAAATAGTTGTTATTAAGGACAAATATCCAAAAgcccaatatcattatttaatCCTACCAAAAGCAGATATCCCTTCATTGTGGCATATTAAAAAAGAGAATGAAGATTTGTTGTTTCACATGGCTAAAGTTGCTGATGATTTAATTAAGGAACATAAGGATTCTGAATTTTT CATTGGGTATCATGCTGTACCAAGTATGCACAGGTTACACTTACATGTAATAAGCACAGACTTTAACAGTCCATGCCTGAAAACAAAGTATCACTGGAATTCGTTTACAACTCCGTTCTTTTTGCATTCGGCAG ATGTTTGCAATCAGTTACGTGAGAAAGGTGAACTTAAAAGATTAAAATCCGAGGACAGTGCTCAACACCTGAACACTCCGCTGAAGTGTCACAAATGTTCAGCCACTCCGAAAAATATGCCCGATTTGAAACGGCATTTGCTGGTTCATCTGTCGGATCGAAAGGGTATGAATATCGATTAA
- the Aptx gene encoding aprataxin isoform X1, whose amino-acid sequence MIFSRKCKEIITMKRKPKLTTTDATAPKKHHWATGLLVSMEDPELKVKEDDKIVVIKDKYPKAQYHYLILPKADIPSLWHIKKENEDLLFHMAKVADDLIKEHKDSEFFIGYHAVPSMHRLHLHVISTDFNSPCLKTKYHWNSFTTPFFLHSADVCNQLREKGELKRLKSEDSAQHLNTPLKCHKCSATPKNMPDLKRHLLVHLSDRKGMNID is encoded by the exons ATGATTTTCTCCAGGAAGTGCAAAGAAATAATAACAATGAAACGCAAACCAAAATTGACCACAACTGATGCAACAGCTCCAAAGAAACATCATTGGGCAACAGGCTTGCTTGTTTCTATGGAGGACCCTGAACTTAAAGTGAAGGAGGATGATAAAATAGTTGTTATTAAGGACAAATATCCAAAAgcccaatatcattatttaatCCTACCAAAAGCAGATATCCCTTCATTGTGGCATATTAAAAAAGAGAATGAAGATTTGTTGTTTCACATGGCTAAAGTTGCTGATGATTTAATTAAGGAACATAAGGATTCTGAATTTTT CATTGGGTATCATGCTGTACCAAGTATGCACAGGTTACACTTACATGTAATAAGCACAGACTTTAACAGTCCATGCCTGAAAACAAAGTATCACTGGAATTCGTTTACAACTCCGTTCTTTTTGCATTCGGCAG ATGTTTGCAATCAGTTACGTGAGAAAGGTGAACTTAAAAGATTAAAATCCGAGGACAGTGCTCAACACCTGAACACTCCGCTGAAGTGTCACAAATGTTCAGCCACTCCGAAAAATATGCCCGATTTGAAACGGCATTTGCTGGTTCATCTGTCGGATCGAAAGGGTATGAATATCGATTAA
- the LOC117603362 gene encoding uncharacterized protein LOC117603362 isoform X5 produces the protein MVTLDTEQKPERQHCVRRMCAICRRIKRDKALKVKLMLRRPINQLVAQGIMPPLKTPPAFHEQRKQLERAKTGDLLKAKIQQRPGREELVRQHILEDVGHVDPSLAERQRMLKKARLADQLNDQLSHRPGPLELIQKNILHTEEPIERAVKEGHIPFKATCEGQVTKPQHPDHYITFEDDSQSSEGAPSPQLESRSDVLETAAASAGIVTVSLSIPTTGGAVVVSSTSPVFQQASGESTIQTFAELCNTVVGSQQQQQQSQQQAQHNQQHASTQASQTNGPSTTLLPLAPAPSPMSLGSTTSSLSPLSNISIASPPAPPPAAITPRPQPSPIAASACQRTDAPGKDKNRKKSKTKSQPKTRTIKFHEYKGPPNAQKTSVSSTTSGLGSAPPGETSYELLLQQQQLFLQWQLEWQHKYPQIILPAAQKPLSLNSSGASDAGSISGSSVNAPSPAPSNSSNNPSEQPPLRPLGKLEDMKVSDLKVELKRRNLPVSGSKPQLIERLKPFTESSSSNSTSNSNGPHVTHMGHILMDTPGPMTSDESSSHAKSPGSTVKDEPNSPRMDSPHGSEHDDPSSPPVRVSGDEIIKEQRKRIEELQRELYKSQQQLQQIRQTQPTTVHAEKLVLQQHIQNKMQQQQLALHLQQLQHLQQQQQQHQQQQQQQQQQQQNQQQSQQQTQQHATFQQLNAKASLAAFLQAQPNNTTAILDSSALTAINNKKNQTKNSATVQIPAAIVFNLPKPTKLNGSLLSALVAQAQAQQQQQQQQQQQQQAIASEEGKPSPPQYDEAAKLLKVKIEPVQKSHIKSQVVDDVLEILIKNGELPPSAAQDPATPTTPNRQLQQNLVFTAPADSQTHSLVFTAASPISPISPIAMEVSQSDCVSSPAPAPPPPPPLPLATFSIQLPTALQQLQQQEEITSFNTDLLNTEGDLDTAMLLSPQSTQQTSPDPQPPQEVTSSDNANLDLKELELDLETLDTMDFSQLECDLGVKMEAPQELMDIGDMPMDMDDPDWLDSLMPQSPPTASTTVSNHQPPPTSMSSGTDIYDPLLASSQDPFDLFNMEDSDFKMSSDLSLTWDKVDFAT, from the exons CGTTGAAGGTGAAGCTTATGCTGAGGCGACCCATCAATCAACTAGTTGCGCAAGGCATCATGCCGC CCCTGAAGACACCGCCGGCGTTCCACGAGCAGCGTAAACAGTTGGAACGAGCGAAAACTGGTGACCTGTTGAAGGCGAAAATTCAGCAGAGACCAGGCAGGGAAGAGCTGGTTAGGCAGCACATCCTTGAGGATGTGGGTCACGTGGATCCGAGCCTGGCCGAGAGGCAACGTATGCTGAAGAAGGCCAGGTTAGCCGACCAGCTGAACGATCAACTCAGTCATCGACCCGGACCGCTCGAGCTCATCCAGAAGAATATTCTGCACACGGAGGAGCCCATTGAAAGGGCGGTCAAAG aGGGTCACATTCCCTTCAAGGCGACCTGCGAAGGCCAGGTAACCAAGCCTCAACACCCGGACCATTACATCACCTTCGAGGACGACTCTCAAAGTTCCGAGGGTGCACCCTCCCCGCAGCTGGAGTCCAGGTCGGACGTTCTGGAAACGGCGGCTGCCTCTGCGGGCATAGTGACTGTTTCTCTTAGTATTCCAACGACCGGCGGTGCGGTGGTCGTCTCCTCCACGTCACCGGTGTTCCAGCAAGCGTCCGGCGAGTCGACGATACAGACGTTCGCGGAATTGTGCAACACCGTGGTCGGTtctcagcaacagcagcaacagtcgCAGCAGCAGGCTCAACACAACCAACAGCATGCATCGACGCAG GCGAGTCAGACAAACGGTCCATCGACGACCCTCCTTCCACTGGCGCCGGCGCCCAGTCCGATGTCCTTGGGCTCGACCACGTCCAGCCTGAGCCCCCTTTCCAATATCTCGATAGCGTCGCCACCGGCACCACCGCCGGCTGCCATCACACCGAGACCACAGCCTAGCCCCATAGCAGCGTCCGCGTGTCAAAGGACCGATGCTCCTGGCAAGGATAAGAACAGGAAGAAGTCGAAGACCAAAAGTCAACCGAAAACGCGTACCATCAAGTTCCACGAGTACAAA GGCCCTCCAAACGCGCAAAAGACGTCGGTGTCGTCCACCACTTCCGGTCTCGGTTCGGCGCCTCCCGGTGAGACCAGCTACGAGCTCCTCCTTCAGCAACAGCAGCTCTTCCTGCAATGGCAGCTCGAATGGCAGCACAAG TATCCTCAGATCATTCTACCGGCGGCGCAAAAACCATTGTCCCTGAACAGCAGCGGCGCCAGCGACGCTGGAAGCATCAGCGGGAGCAGCGTGAATGCCCCGAGTCCGGCGCCCTCGAATTCCTCCAATAACCCCTCGGAACAGCCTCCGTTGAGGCCTCTGGGCAAGTTGGAGGATATGAAAG TAAGTGATCTCAAAGTGGAATTGAAACGTCGAAATTTGCCGGTGTCTGGCTCGAAGCCACAGCTGATCGAGCGATTAAAGCCGTTCACGGAATCGTCCAGCAGCAATTCGACGTCCAACTCGAATGGACCGCACGTGACTCATATGGGTCACATATTGATGGACACCCCGGGACCAATGACGTCCGATGAGTCTAGTTCGCATGCCAAGAGTCCTGGCTCCACTGTTAAGGATGAACCCAACAGTCCACGGATGGATTCTCCGCATGGCAGCGAACACGACGACCCATCCAGTCCTCCAG TTCGTGTTTCAGGAGACGAAATTATCAAAGAGCAGAGAAAGCGAATAGAAGAGTTGCAACGAGAGTTGTATAAATCTCAGCAACAACTTCAGCAAATTCGCCAGACCCAGCCGACCACCGTTCACGCTGAGAAACTAGTGCTTCAGCAACACATACAGAACAAGATGCAGCAACAACAGCTGGCTTTACATTTGCAACAGTTGCAGCAtctgcaacaacagcagcagcaacatcaacagcagcagcagcagcagcaacagcaacaacagaatCAACAGCAGTCACAACAGCAAACCCAACAACACGCCACGTTCCAACAACTGAACGCAAAGGCAAGCCTCGCCGCGTTCTTGCAAGCACAACCAAACAACACCACTGCCATTCTCGACTCGTCGGCTTTGACCGCGatcaacaacaagaagaatcaGACGAAGAACAGCGCTACTGTACAGATTCCAGCTGCGATCGTTTTCAATTTGCCAAAACCTACGAAATTGAACGGTTCGTTGTTGAGTGCGTTGGTAGCGCAGGCACAAgctcaacaacaacagcaacaacaacagcagcagcagcagcaagctATTGCGTCTGAGGAGGGCAAACCATCGCCACCTCAGTACGACGAAGCGGCGAAGCTTCTAAAG GTAAAGATCGAACCAGTTCAAAAGAGCCACATCAAAAGTCAAGTCGTGGACGACGTGCTGGAGATCTTAATCAAGAACGGCGAGCTACCACCGAGCGCTGCCCAGGACCCAGCCACTCCTACCACGCCCAACAGGCAGCTCCAGCAGAACCTGGTGTTCACAGCGCCGGCGGACAGTCAGACCCACTCGTTGGTTTTCACCGCTGCTAGTCCAATCAGTCCGATCAGCCCGATCGCGATGGAGGTTTCCCAGAGCGATTGCGTGAGTTCACCGGCGCCGgcaccaccgccaccgcctcCATTGCCTTTGGCCACGTTCTCGATTCAATTACCCACTGCGTTGCAACAGTTGCAGCAACAGGAGGAGATCACCTCGTTCAACACGGACCTACTGAACACCGAGGGGGACCTGGACACCGCGATGCTGCTCAGTCCTCAGTCGACTCAACAGACGTCGCCTGATCCTCAACCTCCGCAGGAAGTCACCTCATCGGACAACGCAAACTTAGACCTTAAG GAACTTGAACTAGACCTAGAGACCTTGGATACAATGGACTTCAGTCAATTGGAGTGCGATCTAGGAGTGAAAATGGAAGCGCCACAGGAACTGATGGACATCGGAGACATGCCCATGGACATGGACGACCCAGATTGGTTAGACTCTTTGATGCCACAGTCACCTCCGACCGCTTCCACGACTGTTTCCAATCATCAACCGCCTCCCACGAGCATGTCGAGCGGAACGGATATATACGATCCGTTGTTGGCCAGCAGTCAGGACCCGTTCGATTTGTTCAACATGGAGGATTCCGACTTCAAGATGTCGTCCGATTTGTCGCTTACCTGGGACAAAGTCGACTTCGCGACCTAG